The sequence TGAGTACTAAAATTTTTTAAAGCATTACTATAATGACAGTGAGACAAAGACTAGCCCAAGAAATTCAAGAAAGCTCTGATACTCTTTTAGAGCAAGTTTTAGATTTTATTCTTTTTTTAAAAACTTGCAAAAATCAAGATAATGATTCAAATAAATTCACTTCTGTTAATCTAGAATCAACCGGATCCAATCAACCACCAATTTGGTCATTGTTTGAAGCCGCGGCTGAAAGTTTGTCAGAGGAAGATCTTGATGAGCTACCGATTGATGGCTCTAAACAACACGATCATTATCTTTATGGTACTCCTAAACGGGAACTATGAGGTTTTTGTTTGCTGATACTTTTTACTGGATTGCTCTACTCAATCCCAGAGATGAAAATCATCAAAGAGTTAAAAACTTTAATCGTAGTTTAGATAATTATCGTATTGTAACTACTGATGAGGTACTTACAGATGTATTTGATTTGCGCGATCGCACCGATCTATAATTAGGCGATCACTCTTAGAGTTATCCTATAATAAGTAAAATATTAATTTTTTTTTTCAAGATGTTGACGAAAAGTTTCTTCGGCTTGATGAATGTTTTCTTCAATAGGGTTACCATCTTTAGTAAACAATGGCCCCATGTTCAACCATTTGAGATTAGGATGATTAAATAAAGCACGGATCGCTTCATCATCATGTCGATGTTCTAAAACATAAGCGCGAAGTTGTAAGATACTCATTTCTGTGAAATCTAGTTTCATCCTATAAACCTCTAGTTCTTTTACCGGATGAGTTTCACCTCAACCGCAAGGGCAATATTACTCCAGGAACTATCAGCGGTAAGGATAGTGCGTTGCAAACGCAGCCCAAGGCTGATACATGCCCTATCTCCAAGAGAAAGCCCGAGGTGTTTTGTTTCTGGATAAAGGAAACCAGAGGTCCATGCGTCACTTTCTTCAAATGGAAGCACTTCAATACCAAGAAGAGAGAGCATCTGAAGAGCTTTTTCTTTCTCTATCCCTTCAGCTGCAATCTTTGTCACTACCTCTGATAAGTTTACTGTGCTTATGACGGAAGAGGGAAGAGCTTGTTGTACAATCAGGTGACCTGGTTCTTCTCCAAGGAGTGCAAGAACAGCTGATGCATCGAGAACAAAACACGTACTCATAGTTTTTCTTTTTTTGCTTCTTCATGTCGCTCTTTGATGAGTTCTTCAGAGAGACTTTTTCCTTCGGGAACAAAAGAACGAAAGATCCCTTGAGCTTTTTTAACTGCTTCTTTGAGTGGAACAACTCGAATCTCCCTTTCTTGGAGAAGGATAAGCACTTTTTCGCCTTCCTTCAGATTAAGGGCTTTTCTAAAAAGAGACGGGATAAGAATTCTACCATCTTTATTTATTTCTGCGGTTATTTGTTTTTCTGTCATTTGATATTATTTCTGACAATTAATACTTAGTATGACTATATCATAATAATCATTTGCTTAGTAGGTGATAGAGTAGATCAGTGTTATTAATTCTGCTCCTATGAATTTGAATGATAAAACCATTGTTAAAGACTATTTCAATGCTTCTGG comes from Gloeocapsa sp. PCC 73106 and encodes:
- a CDS encoding type II toxin-antitoxin system VapC family toxin; translated protein: MSTCFVLDASAVLALLGEEPGHLIVQQALPSSVISTVNLSEVVTKIAAEGIEKEKALQMLSLLGIEVLPFEESDAWTSGFLYPETKHLGLSLGDRACISLGLRLQRTILTADSSWSNIALAVEVKLIR
- a CDS encoding AbrB/MazE/SpoVT family DNA-binding domain-containing protein; the encoded protein is MTEKQITAEINKDGRILIPSLFRKALNLKEGEKVLILLQEREIRVVPLKEAVKKAQGIFRSFVPEGKSLSEELIKERHEEAKKEKL